TCTTTCAGCGCCTCGATCGCCGAGCGTTCGGGATCGGCGTCGGCGCGGTTGTAATGCACGGCCTCGCCAGGCGCCGGCAGCCATTTGTCCGTGACGACGACATTGGGATAGCTCTGCTCGAACTGGCGCTGGATGGCGAGGTTGTCGGTCGCAAGAAAGATCGTCGCCGACGGCGCCCGCGCCAGCAGCGTCGCCACATCCTTGCGAAGCCGCGCGAGCGGGGTGGAGCGGTCGGACTGGCGCACATGGACGCCGATCATGGGTCCGCAGAACCGCGCGGCGGCGAAGGCATCGATCTCGGCGGCGATATGCGGCTGCAGCGCGACATAGCGGTCCATCAGAGACCGGATCAACGCATGATCGGGCAGGCGCTTCGCAGCCGCGAGCTCACCCGCGAAATGACGGCGGATCCGGCGGAACTTCGGAAGATAGGACCAATAGACGAGGACGTCCTCGGCTTGGCGGAGCGTCGACAGATCGCAGCAATAGGTCCGATAGACCGTCGGATCCTTGAAGCGGTGCGGATCGAAGGTCCCGATCATCCGCGACACGGTCCAATCCAGGTGGCTGCGCCAGATGGCGGGCGCAACGCTTGCGACGGTCGGATCGAACGGCCACGACTCCTCGACCACCGGCGACTGGAACAGCCGGTGGAAAGCATTGACGCCGGGCGCGGCATAGGCGTCGTCGCGCCAATCCACGACGATGCGTCGCCCCGCCATCCGGCCGAACGCGATCCCGCAAAGCGTGGAGAGCAGCCTGTTGCCCAGGCCGGCCTTGCCCTTGATGAGAAGCCAGTGCGTCATGTCCCCGGACTGTGCGATGGCCGCGGCGTTCGATGCGTTATCTACCAGATTTCCGCCGGCACGCGTCCGTAATCCGGAATGCAGCCATGACGGGGAAATGATCGGAGCCCGCATTGTCGTCGACGGTCCATGCCGCCACGGCGGTGACGCCCCGCGAGAAAATATAGTCGATCCGGAACAGCGTCCCCAGCATCCCGAAGCGACGCACCCGCGACGGAAATGTGAAACCCAGGCCTGCGCCGGCGTCATCATTGGCGTCACGCAGGACGGCGCGCAACGGCGCCTGGACGGAATTGAACTCGGTGCTGTTGAGATCGCCGCCGGCGATGAC
The nucleotide sequence above comes from Rhizomicrobium sp.. Encoded proteins:
- a CDS encoding nodulation protein NodZ is translated as MTHWLLIKGKAGLGNRLLSTLCGIAFGRMAGRRIVVDWRDDAYAAPGVNAFHRLFQSPVVEESWPFDPTVASVAPAIWRSHLDWTVSRMIGTFDPHRFKDPTVYRTYCCDLSTLRQAEDVLVYWSYLPKFRRIRRHFAGELAAAKRLPDHALIRSLMDRYVALQPHIAAEIDAFAAARFCGPMIGVHVRQSDRSTPLARLRKDVATLLARAPSATIFLATDNLAIQRQFEQSYPNVVVTDKWLPAPGEAVHYNRADADPERSAIEALKDIYLLSRCDYLVYPRGSTFSYLARCLGGFADGNVIDVERHAPIVLAKRAIHSWI